CCTTGAATGTTCGCCTAACATCGACAATTCCTTAAGTACAACTTTAGTTCCTGTCGAATTTCCGTCAATATTAGTAGATGACTCAGATACGTTCAAACATTGGTCTGAAATCATCATAGCACCTGACAATAAGCATATGAGCTGGACTATGCTCCGCTCGGATATTGGTGCTGCGGCAGCGATCGGTGTCTTGGAGCGTCATACGGATAACTATGTTCTCGAAGATGTGCAGCTTATTAGTACAATACACGCCCTTGAAAACGATCCGAATAATCCTGGCTTTTTCATCCCCAAGCCCTTGAGGGGCGGAGAAGTGAAGCAGTTTGTCAAGGGGGGAAATGCCATTTCCATTGTCGGGGGAATGTATTACAGTACACCGGATTCCCTTGTACAGGATTTAAATTCTGAAAGTGTTACGCAAATCACTTATACTCCCGGATATAATGAAACAACGATTTTTTCCCCTGATGAACGATTGGGAATGGTAATGACTACAAGATTCTCGGAGCAAACGGATCCTGCCATTTTTGGACTCATGCCTAGGCCCTACGGTATATATACCTCAACGGATATGATGTATTTGCAGTACACTTATGCCGTAACCGGGGTACGCAATTTTAGAGAGGGCAACGTTGGCCCGGCTTTGATCGACATTAACCGTTCTATGCACCAGGATGGATATCAAGGCGTACAACTCACCACAGATGAGGATTGGGTGTATTACTCCCCTATGTCCTGGCACCCTAATGGAAAACGTGCTATGTGGCTGGAGGTGTTAAGAGGCAGCGATGGTTCTCAAAAGCGGGTTCAGAAAGCAAAACTACTTGATTATAAGCCTAAAAAAACAGTACCGATAAAACCCACTACGGATGATATTCCATACGGTATTAAAGACTTAACTGTGCTGGACTCTGTATATGGGAATGTAGATGGGAAAATTGCTGGAAAACATTCTGGATACCTCTATTATAAAAGAACAGGTTCATCATTGTTCTCAGGCCAATCGGAAGTTCAGTACGTAAACTTTAGCGATGATGGCGTGAATTTCTACAATGGATTTGAAAAGACAAACTCTAGTCTTGCCAGTGAAAGCCGTTATGAAGCTAATGTTCAATTAACAGGCGACAAACAAGGTGAAATGAATTTTAGAGCCACCTTCTCCCCCATGACGGGACCTACGCCTGCTAGCCTGTTGTTTGATACAGATATAGACGGCAAGCCCAAAAGTTATGGTTATGCTACCTATAACGGAGTCACTTTAAATATCGAAGATCTTTTGGAATAGTCGATACATTTTGCGTTGATACCAAGAAGCACCCTGGATGAAAATCCGGGGTGCTTCTTGATCTCACCGATTTCTCAACCGGACGATTCGCCATACGACAAATGATAGTAAGGTCAAACAGAGTCCTGTGAGAGAAACTGCCGACCATTGCCCGACACTCCACATATAGCTGCCTAGCGAAGATCCAAAAACTCCGCTAATAAATGTGCTTACCATTAAAACCGTATTCAGCCTGCTTCTGGCTCCTTCATCTAATGCCTATATTCGAGCTTGATTCGAAATCTGAGCCCCTTGAACGCCGATATCCATAAGAATAATACCAAATAATGCAATGAATCTGCAGCCTTATCCTGTTAGAAAGGCCACAAATTCATTGCAATCAAAATGATATTAAAATTGTTTTGCAACTTCTCTCGCTTTCGCGACAGCCTCTTCCTTAATGGCTTCAGCTCGATCAGGCATTTCGGCCATTCCCTCAATGAAAATGCTCTGGACATCAGTGACTCCGATGAACTGCATGATCGTACGTAAGTAACTATTTCCACACTCCAGGAACGAAGCAGGGCCTTCCGAGTAAACTCCGCCGCTAGCCTGGATATGAAGCGCCTTCTTGTCAGTTAGAAGTCCCACAGGGCCGGTCTCCGTATAGCGATATGTCTTGCCTGGGATAACTAAGCAATTAGTATAATTAAGCAACACATGCGGAATCGTGAGGTTCCACATCGGCGAAGCAAAGATATATTTATCCGCCGCAATGAATTGATCACAGAGTTCATCTATCTGGACAAGCTTTATTCGCTCGGCATCAGACAGCAATTGATCGAACGGAGTGTTGGAGTCAGCTTTTCTCCATTGAAATAGTTTTCAAAATGATTGCCTCCCATTATTAAAAATATTTCTCAGCGAAGTGTAAATGAGAGAATAATTTCCTCACAACATCCAAGCGGAAATACTTCACCAATTGAATTCTAATTGTTTATAAAAGATGAGTGATTCTTCTTTAACAGTTTCTTCGCAGCTACTCCCCAACATCTCATTCGCTATAGTTAGAAAGTCCTTCCGATTAATTTCGAATTGCCCGAAGCGAAATGGATATCCCCAATTCTGCTCCATTCTGGTGAACGTCAACTTGTCTAACAGACCGGCGATTTTTACGATCCTGCAAGGCAAATAACTCATATTTCGACGATGTGGAATAAAATCGTCGCTTATTTTATATCGATAGACAACATTGTCTATGGCCCGGCCAATCGCTGTAAATGCTTGTAGGGTCTCCCCTCCCTTCATTTCTGTGCGTGGTGAGTAATAGATGAGCCAGTCCCCTGATTGCATTCTTCGGAGTAGGCCAGCTTTCCCATGGCAAGTCTGCGCAATCCCCTCTTCCACTGCATAGCTGACGTGGGATGCAGAAACTACGCCGATCCAATAACGTTCTTGATTAGAACACGTTAAATCTCTCTCAAAGAGTACAGTATCAGGTGCCCCGTCGATCATTTTCTTGACCCCCTCCCTCATTTTGCCTACCTAAATATATAAGAAAGCTACTGACAACAGTATGTCAGTAGCGTTTTATCTGTTTTGTTAAGCCGAATTACAACTTTTCTAACTAAATTCAAATTATTAATTTAATGGAAGCTCTTCAAATGAGTATTAACTTACTCTCAAATTCATCCACTAAAAAAAACTAAGCAAAAGAAAAAAAGAAAGTGCATCATAAATAAATCAGTCCGTAGAGGAGTATATCAATCGATTCTAAAAACAATTTTTATATGCTTACCACTTTTATGCGCTTTAAATGCTTCTTGATACTGACTAAGTAGAAATTCTGCTGTAATTGTCTCTTTAAAATTAATTCTATTCAACATTCGAACAGAACGGTCAAATAAATTGGGTGATAGAAACACACCTTTAATAGTCATCTCTTTAGAGAATACCTGAGCCATATCTAATGGGAATTTAAAGTCTTTTTTATAAGCTGAAGCAATTATTAAGGTCCCTCCGCGAGCAACAAAATTAAATGCAGGTTCCACAGCTGAGGCGGCACCTGAGCATTCAATCACAATATCAAATCCTCTACCTTCTGTAATATTCATAACTTGTTCATGTAAGTCAGTATTTGTAGGATTGAAAGAATAGTCAGCACCTATAACTAACAAGTTAAATCAAACTCAAAATTCATGTTAACTGCGCAGCGACCATTATATCTTTTTTCTTCAACCAAGCTGACCCTGCTCTTGTCGCTAGTTCACTCCATCGAATTGATTTTTGCAACAACTTTCCCTGTTATTTTTCCTTCTTTTAGTTTTACTAAATACTCAGGAATTTCTTCCATAGAGATGACCGTCAATGCTGGAGGTGCAATTTTCTTTTCAACTAATAATCGGGCGAATTCATCTCCAATTTCAGCTAAATTAGTTTGTGTTTTGTAATCCCCTTCTGTGTGAGCACCTCCAAGAGCAATTTCATGCAGTGACATGCCCTTTTCATAAAATCGAAGTCGATTAAATTCAGGAAAACCAGCTGTGACTACAATTTCACCACCAAAGGCAAGTACATCAATATCTCTAGTAGCACTTGCTGAACTGATGGTATTCAGTACGTAGTCAACGCCTCTTTCGTTTGTCAACTTGGCAATCACTGCATACACATCTTCTTTTGTAAAATCAATTGCCTCATCTGCACCCAGACTTTTTGCATATTCTATGTCTCTTCCTTGGCAAGTCGTATATACCGTTAAGCCGCATAATTTAGCCAACTGAATAGCATATCCTCCTACACCACCTGCTCCTCCGTGTATCAGTATCGTATTTCCTGCTTTCGGTCTGAGTTTTTGAATGATTGCCTGATATGCTGTAAACCCTGCCCCGGGTGCTACGGCAGCTACCTCGTAAGGAATCGACTCTGGCAGCTTGCTTGCTGTATGAGCTGTCGTGCAGGCATACTCCGCAAATCCTCCATCCAGATTTGTTATGCTGCGGAGATAGTATACACGATCACCAACCTTAAAGTTGTTGACCTCGCTTCCAACCGCATCCACAATTCCAGCAACATCTAACCCGAGCACTCTCTGCTTTTCACTTGCCAGGCCGGTATAAGCTGCAACTTGATAATCTGAAGGATTTAAACCAGATGCAAAAACTTTTACCCTGATTTCATTTTCTTTCGGCATGGGCATCTCTCTATCCTGTACAACCGTAAGGCTTTCTATCTTCCCCTGTTCTTCTAAAACAAGTGCTTTCATAAAAATACTACCTCCTGAATTGTTCTGTGGCACTGGTACCTGCTATGTGGAATTTCTTTTATATTTGACATTTATCTTAAGAGTAAATAGAATACACATGTGTTTCCGTTACAATTGTAACGCTGGTGATTTTAGGCGTCAATTGGATAGGATACGGACTAAACAAAACAGGAGGAATTGTAATGACTGAAAACAAAACGACAGAAATGCAGCGATTAGAAATCTTACGCTTGTCTAACGCAGAATCCAACCGCATCACTAAAACGTGTATTGAATCAGCTATGATTTTATTAATGAAGGACAAATGCTTCCATGATATATCGATTACAGATATTGTAAAACGGGCTGGTGTGTCTCGAACTGCTTACTACCGCAACTACGACTCTAAAGAGGATATATTGCGAAGCGTGATGAAAGAAATCGTGGATAAAGTCATAGTTGCCATGAATCTGCGTCTTCCAATACAAAACACATATGACTACTGGTACTCGTTATTCCACATGCTACAACAACATGCTGATAGTCTGAAAATACTTCTCATGGCGAATTTCGGAGATGCAATACTAAACGAAATCCACAGCATAATGCAGAGTTCTGTATCCAAAAATAGTATCCAGGAAAATTACAAATCTTATTTTTGGAGTGGTGCCATTTACAGTGTAGCAGCAAGTTGGATTCGAGATGGTATGCAGCAGACGGCCGAGGAAATGGCGAAGATTTGCTATCAAATCATAGATCACATGAATGAGGATTGTCATAGCACTCAAAAAGAATAGGCTAATAAGATTTTAAAAATTCTTATCATACAGTTGTTATCCTTATTTGGTATTCTCCCCTGTTGTATTCAGCGCAGGTATACCACCCAACCAGTCCACAAGTGAACCAAACAGGGTTGAAGAAACGCGTTCTATCAGTTGTGGCTTCACTTTGATCACGCAGATTGGCTAAGCGGCACAATATACCCCACGGCCAATCTTGTCCTAAGTATAAATAAGTCACCAAAGTTTCTATACAAGGTATTTCAGAAAGTTCCTCATTACGTCTAATAAACTCCTCATAATTTTGCCGATCTATGTTTTGCCTTCTTCTTTGCATTCGGGAACAGTACAGCGTACTTCTCCAATAATACCTTTAAATCTGTTAAAGGCTTGTTTTGAGATAAGGATTCGGCTAATTGTGACAAAAAACCATTAGTACTCACAGAAAAGGGATATAGCTACCGTTCGGTCATTGATCCTGTTCCTTGGAAGACACAAGTTCATTTTAGAAATAATGGATGCTTTTAGAGTACAAATTGGACCAGGAACATATAGAGCAGTGTACCGCCAGCAATGGATATCAACATGTTTCTTCGCCAGAGATGGAGCATAATAATGACGACAATGGAAATCAATTCGGGCACACCATGAGACCCAGAGAAAAAAGTAACATCCTTAATGCTGTAAATAACCAGTAGTCCTAAAGCTGCCGAGGGAAGCACTTTACCGAGATACTGCACATATTTGGGTGTGGGACGCCCCGAAGGGAACAAAATAAATGGAATGAATCGGGTCATCATCGTTCCCAAGACAACCATCCCTATAGTTATGATGTTCTCAAGCAAAGTCATGGACATCATGTCTCTCACCTGCCTTTCTATCTAGTGATTTTCTCATTAAGGAGAGCACGATAAGAAGACCTATCATGGATGGAACGATGAAATTTTCGCTGTTAAAAATAAGCAGGCAAAGGATCGAAATTCCCAAACCCAACAATGCACTGTGATGTGTACTCTCTTTCATCCATTGTTCAATAAAGATCACAACAAAAAGGGCCGTCATCACAAACTCAAGCCCCTCCATATTAATGCGCACCAGTGATCCGAAAATTCCACCAATGGCAGCGCCAAGTACCCAATAGCTGTGATTAAGCAAGGTTACAAAAAACATGTACCAGCCCTTATCCACTTCTTTGGGGATGTTTGCCGTGTAATTAATTGAAAACGATTCATCACATAGTCCGAAAATCAGATAGAACTTTTTGAATCCGGTGCCTCTGTATTTTTCAAGCATGGATATGCCATAAAATAAATGCCGGGCGTTCACCATTAAGGCCATTAGCAGGGCACCTAGTGGATTGAACGGACCGAGCAGCAAATGCACTGCAACAAATTCCATTGATCCGGCAAAAATAAATAAG
This DNA window, taken from Paenibacillus kribbensis, encodes the following:
- a CDS encoding branched-chain amino acid transporter permease yields the protein MSMTLLENIITIGMVVLGTMMTRFIPFILFPSGRPTPKYVQYLGKVLPSAALGLLVIYSIKDVTFFSGSHGVPELISIVVIIMLHLWRRNMLISIAGGTLLYMFLVQFVL
- a CDS encoding zinc-binding dehydrogenase codes for the protein MKALVLEEQGKIESLTVVQDREMPMPKENEIRVKVFASGLNPSDYQVAAYTGLASEKQRVLGLDVAGIVDAVGSEVNNFKVGDRVYYLRSITNLDGGFAEYACTTAHTASKLPESIPYEVAAVAPGAGFTAYQAIIQKLRPKAGNTILIHGGAGGVGGYAIQLAKLCGLTVYTTCQGRDIEYAKSLGADEAIDFTKEDVYAVIAKLTNERGVDYVLNTISSASATRDIDVLAFGGEIVVTAGFPEFNRLRFYEKGMSLHEIALGGAHTEGDYKTQTNLAEIGDEFARLLVEKKIAPPALTVISMEEIPEYLVKLKEGKITGKVVAKINSME
- a CDS encoding TetR/AcrR family transcriptional regulator gives rise to the protein MTENKTTEMQRLEILRLSNAESNRITKTCIESAMILLMKDKCFHDISITDIVKRAGVSRTAYYRNYDSKEDILRSVMKEIVDKVIVAMNLRLPIQNTYDYWYSLFHMLQQHADSLKILLMANFGDAILNEIHSIMQSSVSKNSIQENYKSYFWSGAIYSVAASWIRDGMQQTAEEMAKICYQIIDHMNEDCHSTQKE
- a CDS encoding zinc-binding dehydrogenase, with protein sequence MLVIGADYSFNPTNTDLHEQVMNITEGRGFDIVIECSGAASAVEPAFNFVARGGTLIIASAYKKDFKFPLDMAQVFSKEMTIKGVFLSPNLFDRSVRMLNRINFKETITAEFLLSQYQEAFKAHKSGKHIKIVFRID
- a CDS encoding EVE domain-containing protein; this translates as MIDGAPDTVLFERDLTCSNQERYWIGVVSASHVSYAVEEGIAQTCHGKAGLLRRMQSGDWLIYYSPRTEMKGGETLQAFTAIGRAIDNVVYRYKISDDFIPHRRNMSYLPCRIVKIAGLLDKLTFTRMEQNWGYPFRFGQFEINRKDFLTIANEMLGSSCEETVKEESLIFYKQLEFNW
- the azlC gene encoding azaleucine resistance protein AzlC — protein: MIHRSKLQLAFKSAFPSTLPILAGFLFLGIAYGILMNISGFGAGYAILMALFIFAGSMEFVAVHLLLGPFNPLGALLMALMVNARHLFYGISMLEKYRGTGFKKFYLIFGLCDESFSINYTANIPKEVDKGWYMFFVTLLNHSYWVLGAAIGGIFGSLVRINMEGLEFVMTALFVVIFIEQWMKESTHHSALLGLGISILCLLIFNSENFIVPSMIGLLIVLSLMRKSLDRKAGERHDVHDFA
- a CDS encoding FMN-dependent NADH-azoreductase, which produces MLSDAERIKLVQIDELCDQFIAADKYIFASPMWNLTIPHVLLNYTNCLVIPGKTYRYTETGPVGLLTDKKALHIQASGGVYSEGPASFLECGNSYLRTIMQFIGVTDVQSIFIEGMAEMPDRAEAIKEEAVAKAREVAKQF